A stretch of the Bdellovibrio sp. 22V genome encodes the following:
- the aroF gene encoding 3-deoxy-7-phosphoheptulonate synthase: METQTMQTSPSTQIVNVAGYDIGGPQFTVFAGPCSIESYEQFMETAKGVKASGAHILRGGIWKMRTSSKAFQGLGSSSFDFIKAVCKETGMSLVSEVTDPRQIEEIYDIVECFQVGSRNMHNYSLLKELGMQKKPVMLKRGFAALIEEWVKAAEYVTAGGNPNVILCERGIRTFETATRNTLDLNAVAFAKKNTHLPVIVDPSHAVGIRALVPDLAYAAAAVGADGIIVEVHPRPAEALSDGMQALTLNDFETMMAKLKKILVAVDRPLHTQK, encoded by the coding sequence ATGGAAACGCAAACTATGCAAACAAGTCCCTCAACCCAAATCGTCAATGTTGCTGGGTATGATATTGGGGGCCCTCAATTCACTGTCTTCGCCGGCCCATGCTCTATCGAAAGTTATGAGCAATTCATGGAAACGGCGAAAGGCGTAAAAGCCTCTGGAGCGCACATTCTTCGTGGCGGTATCTGGAAGATGCGCACATCCTCCAAAGCCTTCCAGGGACTTGGCTCTTCCTCTTTTGATTTTATCAAAGCCGTTTGTAAAGAAACGGGCATGAGTCTGGTTTCCGAAGTGACGGATCCCCGTCAGATCGAAGAGATCTATGACATCGTTGAATGTTTCCAAGTCGGCTCTCGCAATATGCACAACTACTCTTTGCTCAAAGAGTTGGGCATGCAGAAAAAACCGGTGATGTTGAAGCGTGGTTTCGCCGCTCTTATCGAAGAGTGGGTGAAAGCGGCAGAATACGTCACTGCCGGCGGCAACCCGAATGTGATTTTGTGTGAGCGCGGTATTCGTACTTTCGAAACAGCGACTCGCAACACTTTGGATCTTAATGCCGTTGCTTTCGCAAAAAAGAATACGCATTTGCCTGTGATCGTGGATCCTTCTCATGCAGTGGGAATCCGCGCTCTTGTTCCAGATTTGGCTTACGCAGCGGCGGCTGTCGGCGCCGATGGTATCATCGTTGAAGTTCATCCTCGCCCCGCAGAAGCTCTTTCTGATGGCATGCAGGCTCTGACTCTGAATGACTTTGAAACGATGATGGCGAAGCTTAAAAAGATCCTCGTTGCTGTGGATCGTCCTCTTCACACACAGAAATAG
- the ubiE gene encoding bifunctional demethylmenaquinone methyltransferase/2-methoxy-6-polyprenyl-1,4-benzoquinol methylase UbiE, which translates to MQTKHSPNPEIIRSMFAKVAANYDKGNNVLSMGIHHLWRKKLVKYSGVKAGDKVLDCATGTGDLAIEFKKTVGASGAVTGTDFCAEMLIPAPGKAKEAGLDITFEQADVTQLQYADKSFDATSISFGIRNVSDPVKALREMGRVTKSGGKVMVLEFGQVNIPVFGALYNFYSQNILPKIGGLVTGQKDAYEYLQKSSAAFPCREEFVALMNESGAFSKSEYISLTGGIAYIYKGTVK; encoded by the coding sequence ATGCAAACAAAGCACTCTCCAAATCCTGAAATCATCCGTTCCATGTTCGCGAAAGTCGCGGCTAACTACGATAAAGGAAACAACGTTTTGTCGATGGGTATCCACCATCTTTGGAGAAAAAAACTTGTTAAGTACTCAGGCGTAAAAGCCGGCGACAAAGTTTTAGATTGCGCCACAGGAACAGGCGATCTTGCGATCGAGTTCAAGAAAACCGTAGGCGCTTCAGGCGCTGTTACTGGAACTGACTTCTGCGCTGAAATGTTGATCCCAGCTCCCGGCAAAGCCAAAGAAGCGGGCTTGGACATCACGTTTGAACAGGCCGACGTTACGCAACTTCAGTACGCTGATAAATCTTTCGATGCCACAAGCATCTCTTTCGGCATTCGCAACGTCAGCGATCCTGTAAAAGCTTTGCGCGAAATGGGCCGCGTAACAAAATCTGGCGGCAAAGTCATGGTCCTTGAATTCGGCCAAGTTAACATCCCTGTCTTCGGCGCACTTTACAATTTCTACTCGCAAAACATTTTGCCAAAAATCGGTGGTCTCGTAACAGGTCAAAAAGACGCCTACGAATACTTGCAAAAATCCTCCGCCGCATTCCCTTGCCGCGAAGAATTCGTCGCTTTGATGAATGAAAGCGGCGCCTTTTCAAAAAGCGAATACATCTCCCTCACAGGCGGCATCGCTTATATCTACAAAGGCACAGTAAAGTAA
- a CDS encoding 1,4-dihydroxy-2-naphthoyl-CoA synthase: protein MVSDIFNPEWWTEVEIPGVKFQDITYHRAKDQGTVRIAFNRPEVRNAFRPQTVDELYTALEHARITADVGVVLITGNGPSPKDGGWAFCSGGDQRIRGKDGYKYEEKEAVGKMDLARLGRLHILEVQRLIRFMPKIVVAVVPGWAVGGGHSLHVVCDLTLASKEHAVFKQTDPDVASFDSGYGSAYLARMVGQKRAREIFFLGRNYSAQEAFEMGMVNAVIPHKDLEKVALEWAKEMNSKSPTAMRMLKYGFNLCDDGLVGQQLFAGEATRLAYGTEEAVEGRNSFVEKRPKDFSKFPWHY from the coding sequence ATGGTTTCAGATATTTTTAATCCTGAATGGTGGACGGAAGTGGAAATTCCTGGAGTGAAATTTCAGGATATTACTTATCATCGCGCTAAAGATCAGGGCACGGTTCGTATTGCTTTTAATCGTCCCGAAGTTCGTAACGCCTTCAGACCGCAAACTGTCGACGAACTTTATACGGCTTTAGAGCATGCGCGTATTACTGCGGATGTCGGTGTTGTTCTTATTACCGGAAATGGTCCTTCTCCTAAAGACGGTGGCTGGGCATTCTGCTCTGGCGGCGATCAGCGCATTCGCGGTAAAGACGGCTATAAGTATGAAGAAAAAGAAGCTGTCGGCAAAATGGATTTGGCACGCTTGGGCCGCTTGCACATTCTTGAAGTGCAGCGTTTGATTCGCTTCATGCCCAAGATTGTTGTCGCTGTCGTACCAGGCTGGGCTGTGGGTGGCGGTCACTCATTGCATGTGGTGTGTGATTTGACTCTTGCAAGTAAAGAACATGCGGTCTTTAAACAAACAGATCCGGATGTGGCAAGCTTCGATAGCGGGTACGGTTCGGCGTATTTAGCTCGTATGGTGGGACAAAAACGCGCGCGAGAAATCTTTTTCTTGGGTCGCAACTATTCTGCACAAGAAGCTTTCGAAATGGGTATGGTGAACGCCGTTATCCCGCACAAGGATCTTGAAAAGGTGGCATTGGAGTGGGCGAAAGAGATGAACTCAAAAAGCCCGACAGCAATGCGCATGTTGAAATACGGCTTCAATCTTTGCGATGATGGTTTGGTGGGTCAGCAACTTTTTGCTGGTGAAGCAACTCGTCTGGCTTACGGCACGGAAGAAGCGGTCGAAGGTCGCAATTCTTTTGTCGAAAAACGTCCTAAGGATTTCTCGAAATTTCCTTGGCATTACTAA
- the aroC gene encoding chorismate synthase, with amino-acid sequence MSANQFGSRFTITSFGESHGSALGVVIDGCPAGVKFDENLLRKEMERRRPGHHGSGQVVSGRQETDEPEVLSGVFDQTTLGTPIAIIVRNQDARSQDYKEIKTSPRAGHADDMWRNKFGHSDHRGGGRSSGRETVSRVMAGAVAQMMLRHVSAPTRVVGYASQIGPFILTDEERSQVLQKDVDSYQARFPSARDQEVGEMLKKAQEQGESHGGVAEILIQNPPAYLGQPVFHKLKSDLAQAFLSVGAANGFELGLGFDSAAIKGTSFHQGSQSHYGGIRGGISTGENILLRVSFKPTSSILDVAKKGRHDPCIVTRAIPVLEAMTNLVLADHYLWSKTDRI; translated from the coding sequence ATGAGTGCGAATCAATTCGGATCACGATTTACAATCACAAGTTTTGGCGAAAGCCATGGCTCCGCTTTAGGTGTTGTGATCGATGGTTGTCCCGCAGGCGTGAAGTTCGACGAAAATCTTTTACGCAAAGAGATGGAGCGTCGTCGTCCCGGTCACCATGGTTCTGGGCAGGTCGTCTCAGGTCGCCAGGAAACGGACGAGCCCGAAGTTTTAAGTGGCGTGTTTGACCAAACAACATTGGGAACACCGATTGCGATTATTGTGCGCAATCAAGATGCACGCTCGCAAGATTATAAAGAAATCAAAACGTCGCCACGTGCAGGCCACGCTGACGATATGTGGAGAAATAAATTCGGTCACAGCGATCATCGCGGTGGTGGAAGATCTTCAGGCAGAGAGACCGTTTCTCGAGTGATGGCCGGAGCAGTCGCGCAAATGATGTTGCGTCATGTTTCTGCACCTACTCGGGTCGTTGGTTATGCCTCACAGATCGGCCCTTTCATACTCACAGATGAAGAGCGCAGCCAGGTGTTGCAAAAGGACGTTGATTCTTATCAGGCGCGTTTTCCTTCCGCACGGGATCAAGAAGTCGGCGAGATGTTGAAAAAAGCCCAAGAACAAGGCGAAAGCCACGGCGGTGTTGCGGAAATTCTCATACAAAATCCTCCGGCCTATTTGGGTCAACCTGTATTTCATAAATTGAAATCCGATTTAGCGCAGGCATTTTTAAGCGTGGGCGCTGCCAACGGTTTTGAATTGGGATTAGGATTTGATTCCGCCGCGATCAAAGGAACTTCTTTTCATCAAGGTTCGCAAAGTCATTATGGTGGCATCCGCGGAGGAATCTCTACGGGAGAAAATATTTTGCTCCGCGTATCCTTTAAGCCCACAAGCTCTATTTTAGATGTAGCCAAAAAAGGCCGTCATGATCCATGTATCGTGACTCGGGCCATCCCGGTTTTGGAAGCCATGACAAACTTGGTATTGGCAGATCACTACTTATGGTCTAAGACTGATCGTATCTAG
- a CDS encoding shikimate kinase: MITVVTGHRGTGKTELMKRLQLYLRDQSVDFVDLDNEIEKKIGKTIPELFMQHGEEYFRDLERQLFLEILQRKTHESMYIVLGAGFDLSVVPDNVRVLWVRRRTDLDGRIFLNRPRLNPEMSPLEEFQKRGRVREVKYRERADEIYLMPEGVLENRHQAMAVEKSVLFGQLHGVGGTLTVLPELFATENRWSLFKSRYADRGIDLIELRDDLLSFEQILRAVNEMPQERFVYSFRKPATEFSEDLQSLLVQVEWVDWPWELGAPDPLLAVVPREKLILSLHTKDHYTSWIKYEDKVAHLKYAPEVLSFAELEQGHQWQKESSSKRSFLPRSAQARWDWYRLLQKGNQLLNFWKEGDGSAGDQPSLWSWLMMPMGRAGFAAVLGDPVAHSFTPVEHSDYFYRKSMPVFAVQIYREEWNEALPVLQRMGLTHAAVTSPHKENAAVLCKHAQLRAVNTLYWNGSQWLGTSTDDQGFLELIEGVGMIAPLQKEIFVWGGGGTLEMIHRHLPHASYFSSRTGEPRQGSEDALSLKPKILIWAAPRSAETVFPPAEWSPAMVFDLNYKEDSMGREYAQRSGSNYQSGLVMFTAQAQGQRTFWKNCEEQR; this comes from the coding sequence ATGATCACAGTGGTCACAGGTCATCGCGGCACAGGTAAAACGGAATTGATGAAGCGTCTTCAGCTTTATCTGCGCGATCAATCTGTGGACTTCGTCGATCTGGATAACGAGATCGAAAAGAAAATCGGGAAAACCATTCCCGAACTTTTCATGCAGCACGGAGAAGAGTATTTCCGTGACCTCGAGCGCCAGCTCTTTCTTGAAATTCTGCAAAGAAAAACTCATGAATCCATGTACATCGTTTTGGGCGCGGGCTTTGACCTCAGTGTGGTGCCCGATAACGTGCGCGTCTTATGGGTTCGCCGACGTACTGATTTAGATGGTCGTATCTTTTTAAATCGCCCGCGTTTAAATCCCGAGATGTCTCCGCTCGAAGAATTTCAAAAGCGGGGGCGGGTTCGTGAAGTCAAATACCGTGAACGGGCTGATGAAATCTACTTGATGCCTGAAGGTGTATTAGAAAATCGCCATCAAGCCATGGCTGTTGAAAAGTCAGTGCTTTTCGGACAACTTCATGGCGTCGGCGGAACATTGACGGTATTGCCAGAATTGTTTGCGACTGAAAACCGCTGGAGTCTTTTTAAATCTCGATATGCCGATCGTGGCATTGATCTCATCGAACTTCGCGATGATCTTTTGAGTTTCGAACAGATACTTCGAGCGGTGAATGAAATGCCGCAAGAACGATTCGTCTATTCTTTCCGAAAGCCTGCAACAGAGTTCAGCGAAGATCTTCAGAGTCTTCTTGTGCAGGTGGAGTGGGTGGATTGGCCGTGGGAATTGGGAGCTCCCGATCCTCTTTTGGCGGTCGTACCTCGTGAGAAATTGATCCTCTCCTTACATACCAAAGACCACTATACCTCGTGGATAAAGTATGAAGATAAGGTCGCGCATTTGAAATATGCTCCTGAAGTTTTAAGCTTTGCGGAGCTTGAGCAAGGCCATCAATGGCAAAAAGAGTCTTCTTCTAAGCGCAGCTTTTTACCGCGCTCGGCTCAAGCGCGCTGGGATTGGTATCGTCTCTTGCAAAAAGGAAATCAGCTTTTGAATTTTTGGAAAGAAGGCGATGGCAGCGCGGGTGACCAACCTTCACTGTGGTCTTGGCTGATGATGCCTATGGGCCGTGCAGGTTTTGCCGCCGTGTTAGGTGATCCTGTGGCGCACAGTTTTACTCCTGTTGAACACTCGGATTACTTCTATAGAAAAAGCATGCCGGTTTTTGCCGTGCAAATTTATCGCGAAGAGTGGAATGAGGCATTACCTGTTTTGCAAAGAATGGGATTGACTCACGCCGCGGTGACGTCGCCGCACAAAGAAAATGCCGCTGTCCTTTGCAAGCATGCGCAGTTGCGCGCGGTGAATACGCTTTACTGGAATGGCAGTCAGTGGCTTGGAACTTCAACCGACGATCAGGGATTTTTGGAATTGATCGAAGGCGTTGGTATGATCGCGCCTTTACAAAAAGAAATTTTCGTCTGGGGCGGAGGCGGGACCCTAGAAATGATTCACAGGCATTTACCGCATGCGAGTTATTTTTCCAGTCGTACCGGCGAACCTCGCCAGGGCAGTGAAGATGCTCTTTCATTAAAACCGAAAATTCTAATTTGGGCGGCTCCGCGCTCTGCAGAGACAGTTTTTCCTCCTGCTGAGTGGAGTCCTGCCATGGTTTTTGACCTGAACTACAAAGAAGATTCCATGGGCCGAGAGTATGCGCAGCGCTCGGGATCTAATTATCAATCAGGACTTGTGATGTTCACGGCGCAAGCGCAAGGGCAACGAACTTTTTGGAAAAACTGCGAGGAGCAACGATGA
- a CDS encoding 3-phosphoshikimate 1-carboxyvinyltransferase — translation MAKFNFRGEIPGSKSVFNRTLIVQSYFPALALQGFSSCDDVVFMREGIRKISQQSYVHCGEGGTTFRFLSLRASREAGEHFLEGTPRLLQRPQKGLMDLLSQLGVKSELTSKALHIFSSGWQKPAAPLQVDTSESSQYASALILNAWNLNFDLEFELVGDKVSESYFLLTLQMLRDMGMVVHQNSRGYFIPAGQTLKKKEWRIESDLSSAFTMASAGALAGQSVLENFPTQSAQPDLVFLDIFKKMGVDFSVQGSTLTVNKTNPLRSLEWDLGQSPDLFPVLAVLCSYAAGTSRLFGAPHLTKKESNRIAKVSDLFRLAGISHEALPDGMIIHGSSNQTPAQGVFNPDKDHRMVMAATLLNLQGHQIQIEEPDAINKSFPEFWSMIGVKP, via the coding sequence ATGGCTAAGTTTAACTTTCGAGGCGAAATTCCGGGTTCAAAATCTGTCTTTAATCGCACCTTGATCGTGCAAAGTTATTTCCCGGCGCTGGCCTTGCAAGGATTTTCGTCGTGTGATGATGTTGTCTTCATGCGCGAAGGTATTCGCAAAATCTCGCAGCAAAGTTACGTTCACTGCGGAGAAGGCGGCACAACTTTCCGCTTTCTTTCTTTGCGTGCTTCCCGCGAAGCCGGCGAACATTTTCTGGAAGGCACACCTCGGTTGTTACAACGGCCACAAAAAGGTCTGATGGATTTGCTTTCGCAATTGGGTGTGAAGTCAGAGCTGACAAGCAAAGCTTTGCATATCTTCAGTTCTGGCTGGCAAAAACCGGCGGCCCCTTTGCAAGTAGACACCTCGGAATCCAGTCAATATGCTTCGGCTTTAATCTTAAACGCGTGGAATTTGAATTTTGATTTAGAGTTTGAGCTTGTCGGCGACAAAGTTTCGGAATCTTACTTTCTTCTTACTTTGCAAATGCTGCGAGATATGGGCATGGTCGTGCACCAAAATTCCCGAGGCTATTTCATCCCTGCAGGCCAGACTTTAAAGAAAAAGGAGTGGCGGATTGAATCGGATCTGAGTTCGGCGTTTACGATGGCTTCAGCGGGCGCTCTTGCGGGGCAGTCTGTTTTAGAAAATTTCCCGACGCAAAGTGCTCAGCCCGATCTTGTATTCTTAGATATTTTCAAAAAGATGGGCGTTGATTTCAGTGTGCAAGGATCCACACTGACCGTTAATAAAACAAATCCATTGCGCTCGTTGGAGTGGGATTTGGGGCAGTCTCCTGATTTATTCCCTGTGCTTGCTGTCCTTTGCAGTTACGCCGCAGGAACCTCACGCTTGTTTGGTGCGCCTCACTTAACAAAAAAAGAATCCAATCGTATTGCCAAAGTTTCTGATCTTTTTCGCCTTGCGGGGATTTCCCATGAGGCTTTGCCGGATGGCATGATCATTCATGGATCGTCGAACCAAACACCCGCGCAGGGAGTTTTTAATCCTGACAAAGATCATCGCATGGTCATGGCCGCGACATTATTAAACTTGCAAGGTCATCAAATCCAGATCGAAGAACCCGACGCTATCAATAAAAGTTTTCCGGAATTCTGGAGCATGATAGGAGTGAAGCCATGA
- the ung gene encoding uracil-DNA glycosylase — MCQIEMGDIKTEIKLDSSWKSRLQSEFETERMQRLKAFLVEEYKAGKKIYPRGDEYFAALNLTPFEKVKVVIVGQDPYHGPGQAHGLCFSVRDGVRFPPSLQNIFKELRDDVGVQIPKSGCLTKWAEQGVLLLNAVLTVEEGKAAAHQKKGWEEFTDKIIHLLNEEKEGLVFVLWGSYAQRKAGFVDRKKHFVIEGVHPSPLSAHRGFFGTKPFSKANAYLRSKGQTEIDWSL; from the coding sequence ATGTGTCAGATTGAGATGGGCGATATTAAAACCGAAATAAAGTTAGATTCATCTTGGAAGTCGCGTTTGCAGAGTGAGTTCGAAACAGAACGCATGCAGCGCCTCAAAGCTTTCCTGGTCGAAGAGTACAAAGCGGGCAAGAAAATCTATCCGCGCGGCGATGAATATTTCGCGGCCCTCAATCTTACGCCCTTCGAAAAAGTTAAAGTCGTGATCGTAGGACAAGACCCTTATCATGGACCGGGCCAGGCACATGGTCTTTGTTTTTCGGTCCGTGACGGCGTTCGTTTTCCTCCTTCCTTGCAGAATATTTTTAAGGAACTTCGCGACGATGTCGGAGTACAAATTCCCAAAAGCGGTTGTCTGACGAAATGGGCCGAGCAAGGTGTTCTTCTTCTCAACGCGGTTTTGACTGTGGAAGAGGGCAAAGCAGCGGCTCATCAGAAAAAAGGCTGGGAAGAGTTCACGGACAAAATCATCCATCTTTTGAATGAAGAAAAAGAAGGCCTGGTGTTTGTGCTTTGGGGTTCCTATGCACAACGCAAGGCGGGCTTTGTCGACCGTAAAAAGCATTTTGTGATTGAAGGGGTCCATCCTTCTCCGCTTTCCGCGCATCGTGGTTTCTTTGGCACTAAGCCGTTTTCCAAGGCCAATGCTTATCTGCGCTCTAAAGGCCAAACGGAAATCGACTGGTCTTTGTAG